From a region of the Carassius auratus strain Wakin chromosome 31, ASM336829v1, whole genome shotgun sequence genome:
- the LOC113050937 gene encoding protein transport protein Sec23A, with product MSTFQEFIQQNEDRDGVRCSWNLWPSSRLEATRLVVPVSCLYTPLKERPDLPPVQYEPVLCSRANCKAVLNPLCQVDFRAKIWACNFCFQRNSFPPSYAGISEVNQPAELMSQFSTIEYIVQRGPPTPLIFLYVVDTCLEEEDLQALKESLQMSLSLLPPNALVGLITFGRMVQIHELSCEGIAKSFVFRGTKELTPKQIQEMLGLMKPATSGHQGKPLAPHDAAASCRFLQPVQAVDMNLTDLLGELQRDPWPVPQGKRPLRSTGIALSIAIGLLEGTFPNTGARVMLFTGGPPTQGPGMVVGDELKTPIRSWHDIQKDNARHLKKATKYYEALANRAAVNGHSVDIYACALDQTGLLEMKCLSNLTGGHIVMGDSFNTSLFKQTFQRVFSKDYNGEFRMAFGGTLEVKTSRELKISGAIGPCVSLKTKGPCVSDNEMGVGGTSQWKICSLTPATTLALYFEVVNQHNAPIPQGGRGAIQFVTQYQHSNTQRRIRVTTIARNWADAQSQVQHIESSFDQEASAVLMARLGVFKAESEEGPDILRWLDRQLIRLCQKFGQFNKEDPSSFRLSESLSLYPQFMFHLRRSPFLQVFNNSPDESSYYRHHFVRQDLTQSLIMIQPILYSYSFYGPPEPVLLDSSSILSDRILLMDTFFQLVIYHGETIAQWRKAGYQEMAEYENFKQLLQAPLDDAQEILQTRFPMPRYIDTEHGGSQARFLLSKVNPSQTHNNLYAWGQESGAPILTDDVSLQVFMDHLKKLAVSSAA from the exons ATGTCGACCTTCCAAGAGTTCATCCAACAGAACGAAGATCGTGATGGAGTACGCTGCAGCTGGAACCTCTGGCCTTCCAGCCGCCTGGAGGCCACACGGCTAGTGGTTCCTGTTTCCTGCCTCTACACCCCCCTCAAAGAGAGACCGGACCTGCCTCCGGTCCAGTACGAGCCGGTACTGTGCAGCCGGGCCAACTGCAAAGCCGTACTCAACCCACTCTG TCAAGTGGACTTCAGAGCTAAGATATGGGCCTGCAACTTCTGCTTCCAGAGGAACTCT TTTCCTCCATCATACGCTGGCATTTCAGAAGTGAATCAGCCCGCAGAACTAATGTCTCAGTTCTCCACCATTGAGTACATAGTGCAG CGTGGACCTCCAACCCCTCTCATCTTCCTGTATGTGGTGGACACATGTCTCGAAGAGGAAGACCTGCAGGCTCTGAAAGAATCCCTTCAGATGTCTCTGAGTCTCTTGCCGCCCAATGCCCTGGTGGGTCTCATTACCTTCGGCCGCATGGTTCAGATCCATGAGCTCAGCTGCGAAGGTATCGCCAAGAGCTTCGTCTTCCGTGGCACAAAAGAGCTCACGCCCAAACAGATACAG GAGATGCTGGGACTGATGAAGCCAGCCACCTCTGGACACCAAGGCAAACCACTGGCCCCTCATGACGCTGCTGCTTCCTGCAG ATTTTTGCAGCCTGTGCAAGCAGTAGACATGAACCTGACCGACCTTCTGGGGGAGTTGCAGAGAGACCCGTGGCCTGTTCCTCAGGGGAAAAGACCTCTCCGTTCCACGGGCATTGCTCTTTCTATTGCTATTGGCCTACTGGAG GGCACTTTCCCTAACACAGGGGCCCGTGTGATGCTGTTCACCGGTGGCCCCCCAACACAGGGGCCCGGCATGGTGGTGGGAGATGAACTGAAGACCCCCATCCGCTCCTGGCACGATATTCAGAAAGACAACGCTCGCCATCTGAAGAAGGCCACTAAG TATTACGAGGCTCTGGCAAACCGTGCAGCAGTGAACGGACACAGCGTCGACATCTACGCCTGTGCACTGGATCAGACGGGACTGCTGGAGATGAAATGTCTGTCCAACCTCACAGG GGGCCACATTGTCATGGGCGATTCCTTCAACACGTCTCTGTTCAAGCAGACCTTCCAAAGAGTCTTCAGCAAAGACTACAATGGAGAGTTCCGCATGGCTTTTGGTGGCACTTTGGAAGTGAAG ACCTCAAGAGAGCTGAAGATATCTGGTGCGATCGGGCCGTGTGTGTCCCTCAAAACCAAAGGACCCTGTGTTTCAGACAAT gaaaTGGGTGTTGGAGGAACATCTCAGTGGAAGATTTGTAGTCTCACGCCTGCCACCACCCTGGCCCTGTACTTTGAAGTAGTAAATcag CACAACGCCCCGATTCCTCAGGGTGGAAGAGGAGCTATTCAGTTTGTTACACAATACCAGCATTCAAATACACAGCGGCGGATCCGTGTCACCACCATTGCCAGGAA TTGGGCTGACGCACAGTCCCAGGTCCAGCATATTGAGTCGTCATTTGATCAGGAGGCCTCTGCCGTTCTCATGGCCCGGCTCGGCGTTTTCAAAGCAGAGTCAGAGGAGGGGCCAGACATTCTCCGCTGGCTAGACCGGCAGCTCATTCGCTTG TGTCAGAAGTTTGGCCAGTTCAATAAAGAAGATCCAAGCTCCTTCAGATTGTCTGAATCTCTCTCGCTGTACCCACAG TTCATGTTCCACTTGAGGAGATCCCCATTCCTGCAGGTGTTCAATAACAGTCCGGATGAGTCGTCCTACTACAGGCATCATTTTGTGCGTCAGGATCTGACACAGTCGCTCATAATGATACAACCCATCCTCTACTCCTACTCTTTCTATGGCCCTCCAGAG CCTGTTCTTCTGGACAGCAGCAGCATCCTTTCTGATCGCATTCTGTTGATGGACACCTTCTTCCAGTTGGTGATTTACCATGGAGAG ACGATCGCTCAGTGGAGGAAGGCTGGATACCAGGAGATGGCAGAGTATGAGAACTTCAAGCAGCTCCTTCAGGCTCCTCTGGATGACGCTCAGGAGATCTTGCAGACACGCTTCCCCATGCCCAGATACATCGACACCGAGCACGGAGGTTCACAGGCACGCTTCCTCCTCTCCAAAGTCAATCCCTCCCAGACCCACAACAACCTGTACGCCTGGGGCCAG GAGTCAGGAGCTCCAATCCTCACCGACGACGTCAGTCTGCAAGTTTTTATGGACCATCTCAAGAAACTGGCTGTTTCAAGTGCAGCATAA